The following are from one region of the Rhizobium sullae genome:
- the rplL gene encoding 50S ribosomal protein L7/L12 has protein sequence MADLAKIVDDLSSLTVLEAAELSKLLEEKWGVSAAAPVAVAAAAGGAGAAAAVEEEKTEFDVILTDAGANKINVIKEVRAITGLGLKEAKDLVEAAPKAVKEGVSKAEAADLKKKLEDAGAKADVK, from the coding sequence ATGGCTGATCTCGCAAAGATCGTAGACGACCTCTCCTCGCTGACCGTTCTGGAAGCTGCAGAACTGTCCAAGCTTCTCGAAGAAAAGTGGGGCGTTTCCGCCGCTGCTCCGGTAGCTGTTGCTGCCGCTGCTGGTGGTGCTGGCGCTGCTGCTGCCGTTGAAGAAGAAAAGACCGAGTTCGACGTCATCCTCACGGATGCCGGCGCAAACAAGATCAACGTCATCAAGGAAGTCCGCGCTATCACCGGCCTCGGCCTCAAGGAAGCCAAGGACCTCGTTGAAGCCGCTCCGAAGGCTGTCAAGGAAGGCGTTTCCAAGGCTGAAGCCGCTGACCTCAAGAAGAAGCTTGAAGACGCCGGCGCAAAGGCCGACGTCAAGTAA
- the rplJ gene encoding 50S ribosomal protein L10, whose amino-acid sequence MERAEKREFVTELNEVFKASGSVVVAHYAGATVAQMNDFRSKMRAAGGTVRVAKNRLAKIALQGTEAEGISNLFTGQTLIAYSADPITAPKVVVDFAKGNDKIVVLGGAMGTTTLNADAVKSLATLPSLDELRAKLLGMIQTPATRIASVVAAPASQLARVFSAYAKKDEAA is encoded by the coding sequence GTGGAAAGAGCGGAAAAACGCGAATTCGTCACGGAACTGAACGAAGTCTTCAAGGCTTCGGGCTCGGTTGTCGTGGCCCACTATGCTGGTGCTACAGTCGCGCAGATGAACGACTTCCGTTCGAAGATGCGCGCTGCTGGCGGCACCGTCAGAGTCGCGAAAAACCGCCTGGCCAAGATCGCCCTTCAGGGTACGGAAGCGGAAGGGATTTCCAATCTCTTCACCGGTCAGACGCTGATTGCATACAGCGCCGATCCGATCACCGCTCCGAAAGTCGTCGTGGATTTCGCCAAGGGCAACGACAAGATCGTTGTGCTCGGCGGCGCCATGGGAACAACCACGCTCAACGCCGATGCAGTCAAGTCGCTTGCGACCCTGCCGTCGTTGGACGAACTGCGCGCGAAGCTACTGGGCATGATCCAGACACCGGCTACTCGCATCGCAAGCGTTGTTGCAGCACCGGCAAGCCAGCTTGCCCGCGTGTTTTCGGCTTACGCCAAGAAGGACGAAGCCGCTTAA